A single genomic interval of Chloracidobacterium validum harbors:
- the rplP gene encoding 50S ribosomal protein L16 gives MAEYKSPKKTKYRRQQRGRRSGLATAGSSISFGQFGLKALEAAWITSRQIEAARIAISRSLKRGGKIWIRIFPDKPITKKPAETRMGKGKGAPDGWVAVVKPGRILFEVEGVSETLARDAMYLAAQKLPIKVKFVLRDSENGMIL, from the coding sequence ATGGCTGAATATAAATCACCAAAGAAAACAAAGTACAGAAGACAGCAACGTGGGCGACGCTCTGGTTTAGCTACGGCTGGCTCTAGTATCAGTTTTGGACAGTTTGGACTCAAGGCACTTGAGGCGGCCTGGATAACGAGTCGCCAAATAGAAGCTGCGAGAATTGCTATTTCCCGCTCTTTGAAGCGAGGTGGTAAAATATGGATTCGCATTTTTCCAGACAAACCCATTACGAAGAAACCAGCGGAAACCAGAATGGGAAAAGGTAAGGGGGCTCCAGATGGCTGGGTTGCAGTTGTAAAACCTGGCAGGATTCTATTTGAAGTTGAAGGCGTCAGCGAAACACTTGCTAGAGATGCCATGTACTTAGCGGCCCAGAAATTACCGATAAAGGTAAAATTTGTCCTCAGAGATTCTGAGAATGGGATGATACTATGA
- the rpsH gene encoding 30S ribosomal protein S8: MHDPISDLLTRIRNAIRAGHSKVDVSYSKIKVEIVRILREEGYINNYKTTGEGVKKTIRIYIRYAQSSESAIQCLQRGSRPGKRVYVGVNQIPRPLNGLGICILSTSQGILTGKEAYQKQIGGELLCIIY, encoded by the coding sequence ATGCATGACCCTATTAGTGATCTCCTAACGAGAATAAGAAACGCAATTAGAGCTGGACACTCCAAGGTAGATGTTAGCTACTCTAAAATTAAGGTCGAGATTGTAAGAATTTTGAGAGAAGAAGGCTACATCAACAATTATAAAACAACAGGTGAAGGGGTTAAGAAAACAATACGTATATACATAAGATACGCTCAATCCTCTGAATCTGCTATTCAGTGTCTTCAAAGAGGTTCTCGCCCAGGCAAGCGAGTTTATGTAGGTGTGAATCAAATACCTCGCCCGCTCAATGGGCTTGGCATCTGTATTTTGAGTACATCTCAGGGAATACTCACTGGAAAAGAAGCTTACCAAAAACAGATTGGAGGAGAGCTTCTTTGTATTATTTACTAG
- the rplE gene encoding 50S ribosomal protein L5 translates to MLDFERKEKIISRMREVFNYKNVMSVPKLEKIVINMGLGKDYISSKNIKVLESGLLELSLITGQKPVITRAKLSIAAFKLREKDPIGVMVTLRGRRMYEFFERLVNIALPRVRDFRGVPAKSFDGRGNYTLGIKEQIMFPEIDITKVEKFRGMNVTFVTSARTDEEARELLACLGMPFRK, encoded by the coding sequence ATGTTAGACTTTGAGAGAAAAGAAAAAATTATAAGCAGGATGCGTGAAGTATTCAATTATAAGAATGTTATGTCTGTGCCGAAACTTGAAAAGATAGTCATCAACATGGGACTTGGTAAAGACTATATATCATCAAAAAACATAAAGGTGCTGGAGTCTGGCCTTTTAGAGCTTTCTCTGATTACTGGGCAAAAGCCAGTTATAACAAGGGCAAAGCTTTCTATTGCTGCATTCAAGTTAAGAGAAAAAGATCCAATTGGTGTAATGGTAACTCTGCGTGGAAGGCGGATGTACGAATTCTTCGAGCGTTTAGTCAATATAGCCTTGCCAAGAGTTCGTGACTTTCGAGGCGTACCTGCTAAGTCGTTTGACGGGCGTGGTAATTACACTCTCGGTATAAAGGAACAGATTATGTTCCCTGAAATAGATATAACCAAGGTTGAAAAATTTCGAGGCATGAATGTGACTTTTGTCACATCAGCTAGAACTGATGAAGAGGCCAGAGAGTTACTTGCCTGTCTTGGAATGCCTTTTAGAAAGTAG
- the rplN gene encoding 50S ribosomal protein L14, translating into MDSKRNFAQSLVLDALIHVQGFEREFYMIQMRTLLDVADNSGAKKISCILPLGGSVGRRISLGDIITANVKEASSDGAVKKGQVVKAVVVRTRKEVRRRDGSYVRFDQNAAVLVKKGSEGWDPVGTRVSGPIARELRDKKFMKIVSLAPEVI; encoded by the coding sequence GTGGATAGTAAAAGAAATTTTGCACAAAGCTTAGTTTTAGATGCACTCATACATGTGCAGGGATTTGAGAGGGAATTCTATATGATACAAATGCGCACTTTACTCGATGTAGCAGATAATTCAGGAGCAAAGAAAATATCTTGCATCCTCCCACTTGGTGGATCTGTTGGAAGGCGGATCTCGCTTGGAGACATTATTACTGCTAACGTTAAGGAAGCTTCTTCAGATGGAGCAGTGAAAAAAGGACAGGTAGTGAAAGCCGTTGTTGTGAGAACCCGTAAGGAAGTTCGCAGAAGAGATGGTAGTTATGTGCGCTTTGATCAGAATGCAGCTGTTCTAGTCAAGAAGGGGAGTGAGGGGTGGGATCCAGTTGGTACACGTGTTTCTGGTCCGATAGCCCGCGAGTTACGAGATAAAAAGTTTATGAAGATAGTTTCACTAGCACCTGAGGTAATATGA
- the rpsC gene encoding 30S ribosomal protein S3 codes for MGQKVHPYGFRLGVVRNWRSTWYSNKATEFAKLIAEDFYLRKELKKRFSGAGVASIDIERAVNKLKIIVHTSRPGVIIGRKGSEIDKLKSEIQQKTGRDVIINIQEIQKPELNAQLQAEQIASQIEKRIAFRRAMRKVTESSRRFGAQGVRVIVSGRLNGAEIARSEQYLEGRMPLHTLRADIDYGFAEAHTTYGVIGIKVWIYKGEIFSIRRAANQGESWKAQK; via the coding sequence ATGGGACAAAAAGTTCATCCTTACGGATTCCGACTAGGTGTTGTTCGTAATTGGCGATCAACTTGGTACTCCAATAAGGCGACCGAGTTTGCAAAGTTGATTGCAGAAGACTTTTATCTACGTAAGGAGTTGAAGAAGCGTTTTTCTGGTGCAGGCGTCGCGTCTATTGACATTGAGCGTGCTGTAAACAAGCTGAAGATAATAGTCCACACTTCACGACCGGGTGTGATCATTGGCAGGAAAGGTTCTGAAATAGACAAACTCAAGTCAGAAATACAACAAAAAACAGGACGTGATGTGATTATCAATATTCAGGAAATACAGAAGCCGGAGTTAAACGCTCAATTGCAGGCTGAACAAATAGCATCTCAAATTGAGAAACGCATTGCGTTTAGACGTGCAATGCGAAAAGTTACGGAAAGCTCTCGTAGATTCGGTGCGCAAGGAGTAAGAGTTATTGTTTCGGGAAGACTCAACGGGGCAGAAATTGCAAGAAGTGAGCAATACTTAGAAGGTAGGATGCCGCTCCACACATTACGTGCTGATATTGATTATGGTTTTGCTGAGGCACATACTACATATGGTGTTATTGGAATAAAAGTTTGGATATACAAGGGAGAAATCTTTTCAATAAGACGTGCCGCCAACCAAGGAGAGTCCTGGAAGGCTCAGAAATAA
- the rpmC gene encoding 50S ribosomal protein L29: MMMVTDIRSKSIVELVPLAKEMRSELARLRIKKNLGVTEAAAKIASTRKTIARIETIIKEKSRIGDVNE, translated from the coding sequence ATGATGATGGTCACAGATATACGCTCCAAATCTATTGTTGAGTTAGTCCCCTTAGCAAAAGAGATGCGCAGCGAACTTGCTAGGCTACGTATCAAGAAAAACTTAGGTGTGACTGAAGCTGCCGCAAAAATAGCATCTACGAGAAAGACCATTGCGAGAATTGAAACTATAATAAAAGAAAAAAGTAGGATTGGTGATGTAAATGAATAA
- the rpsQ gene encoding 30S ribosomal protein S17, with product MNNRRIEKIGFVISAKTRKTVTVKIERLIMHPIYKKFIRRRSKFLAHDELSCNVGDKVKIVESRPLSARKRWIVKEILHKA from the coding sequence ATGAATAATAGACGTATCGAAAAAATCGGGTTTGTTATCAGTGCAAAAACAAGAAAAACTGTTACTGTGAAAATTGAAAGACTAATCATGCATCCGATATACAAAAAATTTATCAGAAGACGTTCTAAATTTCTAGCACATGATGAGTTATCGTGCAATGTTGGCGATAAAGTGAAGATAGTTGAATCTCGTCCTTTGTCAGCAAGGAAGCGGTGGATAGTAAAAGAAATTTTGCACAAAGCTTAG
- the rplF gene encoding 50S ribosomal protein L6 yields MSRIGKRPIPLLNSTVRTENKSVFVSRGQHLIEVKIQNGLDVELQNNSLVVVATDQSNWQYQGLTRTLIDNAIRGLDSSFSINLDLVGVGYKVEKKDTKLIFNLGYSHPIEFELPSGIECSIEKLQKPIQQYQTTLTIKGSNKAEVGQVAADLVKLRKPDAYKGKGIRYAAKTLVLKPGKSGGKGGKK; encoded by the coding sequence ATGTCAAGAATAGGAAAACGCCCAATTCCTCTATTGAATTCAACTGTTCGCACTGAAAATAAAAGTGTCTTTGTAAGTAGAGGGCAACACCTCATTGAAGTAAAAATCCAAAATGGATTGGATGTAGAGCTACAAAATAACAGTTTGGTTGTCGTAGCAACTGATCAATCTAATTGGCAATACCAAGGGCTGACAAGAACCCTTATCGATAATGCTATACGAGGTCTAGATTCCAGTTTTTCAATTAACTTGGATTTAGTCGGGGTTGGTTACAAAGTTGAAAAGAAAGACACAAAATTAATTTTTAATCTTGGCTACTCGCATCCTATAGAATTTGAATTACCTAGTGGTATAGAGTGTAGTATAGAAAAACTACAAAAGCCAATACAACAATACCAGACAACGCTTACAATAAAAGGCTCGAATAAAGCAGAAGTTGGGCAGGTTGCTGCTGACCTAGTCAAATTGCGTAAGCCCGATGCTTATAAGGGGAAAGGTATTCGTTACGCAGCCAAGACCCTGGTCCTGAAACCTGGCAAATCGGGTGGAAAAGGTGGGAAGAAGTAA
- the rplX gene encoding 50S ribosomal protein L24, whose product MKSNKLKKNIRVNDQVVVISGRDKGKSGAIKKVDRTNLIAIVSDIALNKKHVKRDSSSQDNVGIIEKEAWVSLSKLRKQ is encoded by the coding sequence ATGAAAAGTAATAAGCTCAAAAAGAATATCAGAGTAAATGACCAGGTAGTCGTAATCTCTGGACGCGACAAAGGAAAGTCAGGGGCGATTAAAAAAGTTGACCGCACAAACCTTATCGCCATAGTTAGTGATATTGCTCTCAATAAAAAACATGTGAAAAGAGACTCATCCAGTCAAGATAATGTTGGTATCATAGAAAAAGAAGCATGGGTATCACTGTCAAAATTGCGAAAACAATAG